The Argonema galeatum A003/A1 genome has a segment encoding these proteins:
- a CDS encoding adenosine deaminase produces the protein MTLYAELHRHLGGSVVPRILWRYFQRSDADLAERFPEYGAFEEFYTKPRNTLDEYLELHTLVEGVQTIETLPYFIYRLIRGAYIFENLAYLELRYTPYLRTSPQLSQSERIDQMAEIVEVVGKASQVKEYPIITSQILCMHSRLPYEVNRAIVDLAAQNKDYVCAVDLAGGDAHYAERLDEFVELYALALKLNLKTTGHLYETTSGCYPKLLPYLKRIGHGIQIPLQHPELLSQLAADNQCLEVCPTTYLKTGTLEDIRQLKVVFDRCFDAGVDIAICTDNAGLHNVRLPFEYENLLTHDIIGFEELQACQEAAFRHAFAWPYKQPPALLLNRLFQGTVNATGNGSSGELEFAKIAD, from the coding sequence GTGACTCTTTATGCTGAACTACACCGCCATCTGGGCGGTTCTGTTGTACCTCGTATTCTCTGGCGCTACTTCCAACGCAGCGATGCCGATTTGGCTGAGCGGTTCCCTGAGTATGGGGCGTTTGAGGAGTTTTATACGAAACCGCGCAATACACTGGATGAGTATTTGGAACTCCATACTCTCGTAGAAGGCGTCCAAACTATCGAAACGTTGCCCTACTTTATCTACCGCCTGATTCGGGGTGCGTATATTTTTGAGAATCTTGCCTATTTGGAGTTACGCTACACTCCCTATCTGCGGACATCGCCGCAACTTAGCCAGTCGGAACGAATTGACCAAATGGCTGAGATTGTTGAGGTTGTTGGTAAAGCTAGTCAGGTCAAGGAGTACCCAATTATTACCAGCCAAATTCTGTGTATGCACTCGCGCCTTCCCTATGAGGTGAATCGGGCGATCGTCGATCTGGCTGCACAGAACAAAGATTATGTCTGTGCTGTAGACTTGGCTGGAGGAGATGCTCATTACGCAGAGCGGCTGGATGAATTTGTAGAACTATATGCCTTGGCGCTCAAGCTCAACCTTAAAACTACAGGTCACCTGTACGAAACTACATCTGGCTGTTATCCAAAACTTCTACCTTATCTGAAGCGTATCGGTCACGGTATCCAAATTCCTTTACAGCATCCAGAGCTACTGAGTCAATTGGCTGCTGACAATCAGTGCTTGGAAGTCTGTCCCACTACCTACCTAAAAACTGGCACCCTCGAAGATATCCGCCAACTCAAGGTTGTTTTCGATCGCTGTTTTGACGCTGGTGTGGACATCGCCATCTGTACCGACAACGCTGGACTCCATAATGTGCGTCTGCCTTTCGAGTACGAAAACCTGCTGACTCACGACATCATCGGTTTTGAGGAATTGCAGGCTTGTCAAGAAGCCGCCTTCCGCCATGCCTTTGCTTGGCCTTACAAGCAACCACCGGCGTTGTTGTTAAATAGACTATTTCAAGGAACAGTGAATGCAACTGGCAATGGTTCGTCCGGTGAACTTGAATTCGCCAAGATTGCGGACTAG
- the psb27 gene encoding photosystem II protein Psb27 produces MKRYLSRLLALVLVVTIGLIGCSGSTSITGDYRQDTLALVNTLRTAIELPDDSPDKAAAQAEARTRINDFAARYRRDNSLTTLRSFTTMRTALNNLAGHYSSYPNRPVPEKLKDRLEQEFKQVEAALKRGL; encoded by the coding sequence ATGAAGCGCTATTTGTCCCGTCTGCTTGCCCTGGTTTTGGTTGTGACTATTGGCTTAATCGGCTGCTCTGGTTCAACAAGCATAACCGGGGATTATCGTCAAGATACCTTGGCTCTGGTGAACACTCTGAGAACCGCCATTGAATTGCCAGATGATTCACCGGATAAAGCGGCGGCTCAGGCAGAAGCACGTACAAGAATCAATGACTTTGCCGCTCGTTATCGTCGAGATAATTCTCTGACCACCCTCCGGTCTTTTACCACAATGCGAACAGCATTGAATAACTTAGCCGGACATTACAGTTCTTATCCAAATCGTCCTGTTCCTGAGAAGTTAAAGGATCGTTTGGAGCAAGAATTTAAGCAGGTGGAAGCTGCTCTGAAGCGAGGACTTTAA